In the Brettanomyces nanus chromosome 1, complete sequence genome, GTTGGTACCCTAGACTCCCTAGTGGAACAGAGTGACGAATTGGCAAAGACTGATACTCAATTACACAGCTCCATTACTAAGGTGTTGGAAATCGTGGGGAACGTCCAATCCGGAGTCTCGGAGGCGGGAAATTCCCATACCGGCACCACCTCGTCTTCGTCCATGCCTCTTCCcatgatgaagatcaatAATAAGCCTATCGACGTTTTTTTTGAGTCATTCCAATGGAATACATCTAGATATAGATTGGACAAGTCTACGGAAGAGCTTATTAAGACGATTTCCGATGAGGCTCTCAATTTGGACtctgatttgaagaatgcCTACAGTTCCTACAACTCTGCCAGGTCCAACCTACTTGCGGCCCAGAGAAAGCAGACTGGTGATCTTACAGTAAAATCTCTTCATGACGTTGTCAACAAGGATAATTTTGTGATCGGATCCGAGCATTTGACGACCGATTTACTGGTAGTGCCTAAATcgttgaagaagagcttcCTACAAACCTATGAGACTCTGGCACCTTTTGTAGTGCCAAGGTCAGCCAAATTGATTACAGAAGATTCTGAGTATTATCTATATGCAGTGACGCTATTCAAAAAGTACGAACAGCAGTTTTTGGCATCGGCTAGAGAAGCCAAGTGGATTCCAAGAGAGTTCAATTATTCGGAGGATTCTATCAATAAAATGAGAAACGAGTTCACCGAAGCCAGTAAGGAAGAGGTTTCGTTGAAAAACGATTTAATAAGGTTGGCCAAAGAGGCCTATTCGGAGATTACATCCGCATGGATCCATATCGAGATGTTGAGAACGTTTGTGGAATCGGTGTTACGGTACGGCCTTCCTCCAGACTtttactgcttcttccttaAACTGAAGAACGAGAAGGCAATCAATAGAGCCAGGAAGGATCTCACG is a window encoding:
- a CDS encoding uncharacterized protein (BUSCO:EOG09342L6M), translating into MSRPVADYLLISLPKSVGTENSLYLWLEGNVNSGEVELTKYKLPAFKVGTLDSLVEQSDELAKTDTQLHSSITKVLEIVGNVQSGVSEAGNSHTGTTSSSSMPLPMMKINNKPIDVFFESFQWNTSRYRLDKSTEELIKTISDEALNLDSDLKNAYSSYNSARSNLLAAQRKQTGDLTVKSLHDVVNKDNFVIGSEHLTTDLLVVPKSLKKSFLQTYETLAPFVVPRSAKLITEDSEYYLYAVTLFKKYEQQFLASAREAKWIPREFNYSEDSINKMRNEFTEASKEEVSLKNDLIRLAKEAYSEITSAWIHIEMLRTFVESVLRYGLPPDFYCFFLKLKNEKAINRARKDLTIRFGYLGGNAFSTDKKGKLTGDNSLHDYASLVDQDYEPFVMYQIELY